Proteins from a genomic interval of Armigeres subalbatus isolate Guangzhou_Male unplaced genomic scaffold, GZ_Asu_2 Contig937, whole genome shotgun sequence:
- the LOC134204836 gene encoding tRNA (34-2'-O)-methyltransferase regulator WDR6-like — MQVQTDAICVRVLTFDKLLLAVGNQLFFLHVDVDGSTQRQPVRCLPPNLKDKIHGIDFRKLTSGGWLIMLRSGREVYSLVLGQDNTFSQMKQVQLYNRIENVLYLPESRTLLTYASRRLNDLISAVKFIGENEACLITAHGVAARLCHDYFGDWFVSEICCCEDGSTLYCSQIVGNDWASALCFSGTALGLLLAWRFGGPNKGQILCSVSAHRGVVFSIECDLERYFLTTTSDDRSVKFWKIQNVGPELVLSEMSYCFGHTARVFQSRIIRENDLNWVVSIGEDSNLCLWDESGNLVHKQRMEDGATLWNLDYDQMTKTIFICASNGNVSKLGIEKFLKSNQDRMVVRDVTPDLDGDHPTKVKLYSDGSIIAVTNSNRVLAIRDSQKLEMIDHLEDQLKCSILEVSNDRIYVAGDGWIRMYIDLRFSPPSPKSRKLTNFVEKSPRNYLSKHLQLDFNRPELALEEDQIQFSIIRSLHICSSNFGLVICDNNGRCLVYDQDVETLKSCHRIPKTNERWLTSAYYLEPNLLLLADRSGNLYLFDVQQVDPVFKLPFLHGKLGVTDIQLEEETPEGYFFATTGHDSTIKSIFLHRTERRLELFEARKTIINWTEKLCGVANRMRFVMGFNDSHFLVIQEDQQNVLLDVQCGGGHRCWDCVLSEDEAALRCCFVFIQHKRLKLVMANQLRFENSLNLLQVPRLSWHVKACNTVRILKHGRAVLFVSGGEDNVLRINTFCPNNKTLSEQPRKHLHCHISSIKTIQLVDHPFESEKVLIISAGGRAQLCITALDPAQPGRTKQELSYMLLSSDSERARWRSNRTASFDPETRFMCVVLHESHLFVGCSDGFLRQFAISRANHKYGVELLQEICYDQCILHITKLTMGTQTLIVTMATDGFICFWDPTSLTRPFYKLKHHDSGINSFDIRPFARTGQFLIGTGGDDQKVVVTKIHFTIAGNGTISVNPERTVVSSALHIGQVTGVKFVGDGTMWSVGVDQRIVLMDFSGWKEMIVLKQLQTCIADVKGLELIPESQCLFVYGCGFEFINLNV, encoded by the exons ATGCAAGTTCAAACAGATGCAATATGCGTGAGAGTGCTTACATTTGATAAACTACTACTTG CTGTCggaaatcagctgtttttccTGCACGTTGATGTCGATGGTTCGACCCAGCGACAACCGGTACGTTGCCTGCCACCGAACTTAAAAGATAAGATTCATGGAATCGATTTTCGGAAGCTAACATCGGGTGGCTGGTTGATTATGCTACGATCAGGCCGAGAAGTGTACTCGTTGGTTCTCGGACAG GACAATACTTTTTCGCAAATGAAACAAGTCCAACTCTACAACcgaatcgaaaatgttttgtacCTTCCTGAAAGCAGAACTCTTCTTACATATGCCTCGCGGCGATTAAACGATTTGATTAGCGCTGTAAAATTTATTGGCGAAAATGAGGCATGCCTGATAACAGCACACGGAGTTGCCGCTCGTTTATGCCATGATTACTTCGGCGATTGGTTTGTTTCGGAAATTTGCTGTTGTGAAGATGGATCTACGCTGTATTGCTCGCAGATTGTTGGAAACGACTGGGCGAGTGCGCTTTGTTTCAGTGGAACGGCACTAGGTTTGCTTCTCGCTTGGCGTTTTGGCGGTCCGAATAAAGGGCAGATCTTATGTAGTGTATCTGCCCACAGAGGAGTGGTATTTTCAATTGAATGCGATTTAGAGCGTTATTTCCTGACAACTACCTCTGATGATCGATCAGTAAAGTTTTGGAAAATACAGAATGTCGGTCCTGAACTGGTGTTGTCAGAAATGTCGTACTGCTTCGGACACACGGCAAGGGTGTTTCAGAGTCGAATCATCCGAGAGAATGACCTTAACTGGGTGGTCTCCATAGGAGAAGATTCCAATCTGTGCCTATGGGATGAATCGGGCAATCTCGTGCACAAGCAACGAATGGAAGATGGAGCTACGCTGTGGAATTTAGATTACGACCAAATGacaaaaaccatttttatttGTGCTAGTAATGGAAATGTATCGAAACTTGGAattgaaaagtttttgaaatcAAATCAAGATCGTATGGTTGTTCGAGATGTAACCCCTGATTTGGATGGTGATCACCCGACGAAGGTCAAGTTGTATTCTGATGGATCTATCATAGCAGTCACCAACAGCAATCGTGTTCTAGCGATACGAGATTCACAGAAACTGGAAATGATTGATCATCTAGAGGATCAACTAAAATGTAGTATTTTAGAAGTATCAAACGACAGAATTTATGTTGCTGGAGATGGATGGATCAGAATGTACATTGATTTAAGATTTAGTCCGCCATCCCCAAAATCTAGAAAACTCACCAATTTCGTCGAAAAATCCCCTAGAAATTACTTGTCAAAGCACTTGCAATTGGATTTTAATCGCCCAGAACTAGCGCTGGAAGAAGATCAGATTCAATTCAGCATAATTCGGTCGTTGCACATTTGCAGCAGCAATTTTGGTCTAGTTATATGCGACAATAACGGTCGATGCTTGGTCTATGACCAGGATGTCGAAACCCTTAAATCCTGCCACCGAATACCAAAAACAAACGAACGTTGGTTGACATCGGcgtactacctggaaccaaacCTTCTACTCCTGGCGGATCGCAGTGGAAATTTGTATTTGTTCGACGTTCAGCAAGTAGATCCGGTGTTTAAACTTCCATTTCTGCATGGGAAACTGGGGGTCACTGACATTCAGCTGGAGGAGGAAACACCGGAAGGATACTTCTTCGCTACTACCGGTCATGATAGTAcaataaaatcaatatttctCCATAGGACGGAACGCCGTCTAGAGCTGTTCGAGGCACGAAAAACGATTATCAATTGGACTGAAAAGCTTTGTGGTGTTGCGAATCGGATGCGGTTTGTTATGGGTTTCAATGACTCGCATTTTTTAGTTATACAAGAGGACCAACAGAACGTTTTGCTTGATGTGCAATGCGGTGGAGGGCATCGATGTTGGGATTGTGTGCTTTCCGAAGATGAAGCTGCTCTACGCTGCTGttttgtgttcattcagcaTAAAAGGTTGAAACTCGTAATGGCAAACCAGCTTCGTTTTGAAAACTCGCTTAATTTACTTCAAGTTCCTAGACTTAGTTGGCATGTAAAAGCTTGCAACACTGTTAGGATTTTAAAACATGGCCGTGCAGTACTTTTTGTGTCTGGTGGCGAAGATAACGTGCTACGAATAAACACATTTTGCCCAAACAATAAAACCTTGTCGGAACAACCACGGAAGCATCTCCATTGCCATATATCTAGCATCAAAACGATTCAGCTCGTTGATCACCCATTCGAATCGGAAAAGGTGCTAATAATATCTGCAG GAGGTCGAGCTCAGCTTTGCATCACCGCGCTGGACCCAGCCCAGCCTGGACGAACTAAACAGGAACTGTCCTACATGCTGCTCTCCAGCGACAGCGAGCGGGCCCGATGGCGATCAAACCGAACGGCATCATTCGATCCTGAGACCCGATTCATGTGTGTCGTTCTGCATGAATCCCATCTCTTCGTCGGATGCTCCGACGGTTTTTTACGACAATTCGCCATATCACGCGCAAATCACAAGTATGGGGTCGAACTGCTTCAAGAAATTTGCTACGATCAGTGTATTCTGCACATAACTAAACTGACGATGGGAACACAAACGCTCATAGTGACGATGGCCACAGACGGTTTTATTTGCTTTTGGGATCCAACCAGTCTGACGAGGCCATTCTACAAGCTAAAGCACCATGACAGCGGTATCAACAGTTTTGATATAAGGCCATTTGCTCGCACCGGACAGTTCCTAATAGGAACCGGTGGAGACGATCAAAAAGTGGTAGTAACAAAAATACACTTTACCATTGCCGGTAATGGCACGATATCTGTGAATCCCGAACGTACAGTGGTGAGCAGTGCACTTCACATTGGACAAGTTACCGGAGTGAAGTTTGTTGGAGATGGTACTATGTGGAGTGTTGGTGTTGATCAACGAATTGTATTGATGGATTTCTCTGGATGGAAGGAAATGATTGTGCTGAAACAGCTGCAGACTTGTATTGCTGATGTCAAAGGGCTGGAATTGATACCCGAAAGTCAATGTCTGTTTGTGTATGGATGTGGATTCGAGTTCATTAACCTGAACGT